The genome window TCGTTGATGAAACTCTCAAAGCGTTGTCGCCCAATCTTGTTATTGGCATCGGGCAAGCCAAAGGTTATAATAAAATTGCTCTGGAACGGATGGCAAAGAATTTGAGATATTTTGTCACTCTAGACCGAGCGGGCAATGCGCCCAAAGGAGAAAAGGTGGTTCCAGAGGGTCCTGTTGCCTATTGGAGTACTCTACGCGATCAAGAAGGTTTAGTCTCCCAACTGGAACATCATCAGATTCCTGCTAGAATTTCCAATGATTGCGGCACTCATCTGTGTAATCAAGTCTTCTATCATTTCCTTGATTGGCAAATGCTTCATCATTCTGAGATGACAGTTGGTTTTATCCACATTCCAGTTTTACCGGAACAAGTGATTAAATATTGGGCAGACTCTCCATTTATGCCGATGGAGATGACTCGTCAGGCTTTGTCACTCATCATTAGCAGACAGATTCAACTTCTTAATTCAGTCTGATACGCGCTCTTGTGTCAACCTTGAATAATATGAGTTCGGGATCAGTAAAGGAGAGGTAGTAAGCTGAAAATAGCTACTTTCGTCACTTCATCTCGCTCGAAACCCTTAAGCAGTATATAATAATCCGGCTCTACCGAACCTGTTGTGTAAAACTGTTAGAGATTTACCCTTAATTGAACAAAAAGTAGGGATGAACTCTCTTCATCCCTACCCAATTAAACCGCTCGGTTTCCTTTTCCTCAACATGAAAAAAGACAAAAGCTCTCGAATCAAGTGAAGATCACGTTAGAGAGAAGCCACTTGAATTTCAATATTAGCCGTTACTTCAGGATGAAGTCGGACTTCAGCAGGATAGAAACCAATGCGACTAATATCATCCGGTAAAACCACACCTCGGCGATCAATATCTTGTCCAGTGGTTTCCTTAACCACATCAACCACATCTTGAGGAGTGACCGTCCCAAAAATGGCTTCTCCTTCACCCACTTGCTTACGAATCATAAAACGACCAATGGTTTCCAAGGCAGTTTTCCGATCTTGTGCTTCTTTGAGAATTGCTAATTGACGCTGACGTTCTTTTTCTTGTCGCTGTTCAACTTGTTTCAAAATTCCAGGCGTTGCGACACTCGCCAAGTTCTGCGGAATTAAATAATTACGGGCATATCCAGGA of Cyanobacteria bacterium GSL.Bin1 contains these proteins:
- the rplI gene encoding 50S ribosomal protein L9, translating into MAKRVQVVLRKDVKKLGQADDLVEVAPGYARNYLIPQNLASVATPGILKQVEQRQEKERQRQLAILKEAQDRKTALETIGRFMIRKQVGEGEAIFGTVTPQDVVDVVKETTGQDIDRRGVVLPDDISRIGFYPAEVRLHPEVTANIEIQVASL